One window of the Dermacentor andersoni chromosome 10, qqDerAnde1_hic_scaffold, whole genome shotgun sequence genome contains the following:
- the LOC126543554 gene encoding uncharacterized protein, whose translation MRITAAMKCFVAIIVSSLVACGASAREEQVEGRTRLLGTGLGVGGYGPLVRPSFVGAGLRGAGYGAAGLGGYGGAVLARPAVGGAGLVRTGGLGYGRPGYGGLGYGGGLGYGGGYQSGYGALAGGHQGGYQSGAAGYNHGSAGFAGGAANRHVNAYKNNRGYSHTSGFSTSSGNAFGSGHRYGSAGFGSGTAGHRGGYGQSSFGHHAGAGIGGGYLG comes from the exons ATGAGAATCACCGCGGCAATGAAG TGCTTCGTGGCCATCATAGTCTCCTCTCTTGTAGCCTGCGGGGCCTCCGCCAGGGAGGAACAAGTTGAAGGGCGCACAAGACTTCTTGGCACTGGTCTCGGAGTCGGCGGCTACGGCCCTCTAGTTAGACCCAGTTTTGTCGGCGCTGGTCTCAGAGGTGCAGGTTACGGCGCTGCTGGGCTCGGCGGCTACGGTGGAGCTGTTCTCGCCCGCCCTGCTGTGGGTGGCGCTGGCCTCGTTCGCACTGGTGGTCTCGGATATGGCCGTCCCGGTTACGGCGGACTCGGCTACGGTGGCGGCCTCGGCTATGGTGGTGGCTACCAATCAGGCTACGGCGCTCTGGCCGGCGGTCACCAGGGGGGATACCAAAGTGGCGCTGCAGGCTACAACCACGGATCCGCGGGTTTCGCTGGTGGTGCGGCCAACAGGCACGTCAACGCCTACAAAAACAACCGTGGCTACAGCCACACCTCGGGATTCTCGACCTCTAGCGGCAATGCATTTGGCTCCGGACACAGGTACGGCTCGGCTGGATTCGGAAGTGGAACTGCTGGTCACAGAGGAGGATACGGACAATCTTCGTTCGGGCACCATGCCGGTGCTGGCATCGGCGGAGGATACCTCGGTTAA
- the LOC126544411 gene encoding uncharacterized protein, whose translation MKCFVAITVCAILACGVFAKEGAKKEEVEGRGGLLGGGLGVGGYGAGVGPGLVGGGLGGAGIGAAGLGGYGGAGLAGPAVAGTGLIGTGGLGYGGLGYGRLGYGGLGNGGLGYGGLGYGGGLGYGGGYQSGYGSSAGGHQRGYQGGAAGHNQGSAGFAGGASTRNVNAYNNNQGYSHTSGFSASDSKTFGSGHNQGSAGFGKGAAGHQGGYGQSSFGHSAGSGFGGGYLG comes from the exons ATGAAG TGCTTCGTCGCCATTACTGTCTGCGCCATCCTGGCCTGCGGTGTCTTCGCCAAGGAAGGCGCCAAGAAGGAAGAGGTTGAAGGGCGCGGAGGTCTGCTGGGCGGTGGTCTCGGAGTCGGCGGCTACGGCGCCGGCGTGGGACCTGGTCTCGTCGGCGGTGGTCTCGGAGGTGCAGGTATCGGAGCAGCTGGACTCGGCGGCTATGGCGGAGCCGGTCTCGCTGGCCCGGCTGTTGCTGGAACTGGTCTAATTGGAACCGGTGGTCTCGGATACGGTGGTCTCGGATATGGTCGTCTTGGCTATGGTGGTCTCGGCAATGGTGGTCTCGGCTATGGTGGTCTCGGCTATGGTGGCGGTCTCGGCTACGGTGGCGGCTACCAATCCGGCTACGGCTCGTCGGCCGGCGGTCACCAGAGAGGATACCAGGGTGGCGCTGCTGGGCACAACCAGGGATCTGCGGGCTTCGCCGGCGGTGCCTCTACGAGGAACGTGAACGCCTACAACAACAACCAGGGCTACAGCCACACCTCGGGATTCTCGGCCTCTGACAGCAAGACCTTTGGCTCCGGACACAACCAGGGCTCGGCTGGATTTGGAAAGGGAGCTGCTGGTCACCAGGGAGGATACGGACAGTCGTCGTTCGGACACAGCGCTGGTTCCGGCTTCGGTGGAGGGTACCTCGGCTAA